The following proteins are co-located in the Spirochaetota bacterium genome:
- a CDS encoding STAS domain-containing protein, producing MYKVEKVGDVVVVRLEGRIDVQAALELEKQVNDIFNTNINKIVFDFEKVQHLSSSGIRVLISSLRRTTANKGGVKLSNVEQSIRKILKLVELDSLFMYYDSVDEAVKAFRE from the coding sequence ATGTATAAGGTTGAAAAGGTTGGTGATGTGGTTGTTGTGAGATTAGAGGGTAGAATTGATGTTCAAGCTGCTCTTGAGTTGGAGAAGCAAGTTAATGATATATTTAACACTAATATAAACAAGATAGTATTTGACTTTGAGAAAGTTCAACACCTTTCAAGTAGTGGAATAAGGGTTCTTATATCCTCTTTGAGAAGAACTACTGCAAACAAGGGCGGTGTGAAACTTTCAAATGTAGAACAATCCATAAGGAAGATACTTAAGTTAGTTGAGCTTGATAGTTTGTTTATGTATTATGACTCTGTTGATGAGGCTGTGAAAGCCTTCAGAGAGTAA
- a CDS encoding phosphatase PAP2 family protein has protein sequence MSRIKSIRSSISNKFSIIFKFDLWFISKVIKIRNKYLTFILKSISRLSDWWFLTIVSVLVTILVSLELGLALGIALIIQVVLQKIIKNIATRKRPYIKYRTEIKRLIVPPDRYSFPSGHTAGAFVVFFVISSFYLEVSMMILPIAILIGFSRVYLGVHYLTDVIFGVLLGFISAELGKILNSYVTGWVRQIIPYLPHSLLYQVRCRVFV, from the coding sequence ATGAGTAGAATAAAAAGTATAAGGAGTTCCATATCAAACAAATTTTCAATCATCTTCAAGTTTGACCTTTGGTTTATATCAAAAGTGATCAAAATCAGAAATAAATATCTCACCTTCATTCTTAAATCTATCTCAAGGCTAAGTGACTGGTGGTTTCTTACCATTGTTTCAGTTTTGGTGACAATACTTGTCAGTCTAGAGTTAGGATTAGCATTAGGAATAGCATTGATTATTCAGGTTGTTTTACAAAAAATAATAAAAAATATAGCGACACGCAAGAGACCTTACATAAAATACAGAACCGAAATAAAAAGGCTTATAGTTCCACCAGATAGGTATTCATTCCCATCTGGTCATACCGCAGGTGCTTTCGTTGTGTTCTTCGTTATAAGTAGTTTTTACCTAGAAGTATCAATGATGATACTACCTATAGCAATACTCATAGGTTTCTCAAGGGTTTATCTAGGAGTTCATTATCTTACTGATGTCATTTTTGGTGTCTTACTAGGTTTCATATCAGCGGAATTAGGAAAAATACTAAATAGTTATGTTACTGGCTGGGTTAGGCAGATAATCCCTTACCTACCTCATTCACTGCTCTACCAAGTAAGGTGTCGTGTGTTTGTATAG